A genomic region of Canis aureus isolate CA01 chromosome 16, VMU_Caureus_v.1.0, whole genome shotgun sequence contains the following coding sequences:
- the RFFL gene encoding E3 ubiquitin-protein ligase rififylin isoform X4, producing MTRAKDEDAAREAKFHIQGDTIINGGGRLNENVGVFHSKQTCLDCKKNFCMTCSNQVGNGPRLCLLCQRFRATAFQREELMKMKVKDLRDYLSLHDISTEMCREKEELVLLVLGQQPVVSQEGRTRAPALSPGFLEQQAFLTQPHASTVPPTSPSLPSVPAQATSVTPAQAQETQQANGHVSQDQEEPVYLESTARAPAEDETQSVDSEDSFVPGRRASLSDLTDLGDIEGLTVRQLKEILARNFVNYKGCCEKWELMERVTRLYKDQKGLQHLVCGAEDQNGGAVPPGLEENLCRICMDSPIDCVLLECGHMVTCTKCGKRMNECPICRQYVIRAVHVFRS from the exons atgaagacgcAGCCAGAGAGGCTAAGTTCCACATCCAAGGTGACACCATAATAAACGGAGGAGGAAGACTAAATGAAAATGTGGGCGTTTTCCATTCTAAA CAGACCTGCCTGGACTGCAAGAAAAATTTCTGCATGACCTGTTCGAACCAAGTGGGGAACGGGCCCCGCCTCTGCCTCCTCTGCCAGCGATTCCGAGCCACAGCCTTTCAGCGGGAGGAGCTCATGAAGATGAAGGTGAAGGACCTGAGGGACTATCTCAGCCTTCATGACATCTCTACTGAAATGTGCCGGGAGAAAGAGGAGCTCGTGTTGTTGGTGCTTGGCCAGCAACCCGTAGTCTCTCAGGAGGGCAGGACTCGTGCCCCCGCCTTGTCCCCGGGCTTCCTGGAGCAGCAGGCCTTCCTGACCCAGCCTCACGCCAGCACTGTACCTCCTACCTCGCCGAGCCTCCCCTCTGTGCCTGCACAGGCCACCTCTGTTACCCCAGCCCAGGCTCAGGAAACCCAGCAG GCCAATGGCCATGTGTCTCAGGACCAAGAGGAACCCGTCTACCTGGAGAGCACAGCCAGAGCACCTGCTGaggatgagacccag TCTGTCGACTCGGAGGACAGCTTTGTCCCAGGCCGGAGGGCTTCCCTGTCTGACCTCACCGACCTGGGGGACATTGAAGGTCTGACCGTGCGGCAGCTGAAGGAGATCCTGGCCCGCAACTTCGTCAATTACAAGGGCTGCTGCGAGAAGTGGGAGCTGATGGAGCGGGTGACGCGGCTGTACAAGGACCAGAAGGGGCTCCAGCACCTGG tgTGTGGTGCTGAAGACCAAAATG GGGGAGCAGTGCCGCCCGGCTTGGAGGAGAACCTGTGTAGGATCTGCATGGACTCGCCCATTGACTGTGTTCTGCTAGAGTGTGGCCACATGGTAACCTGTACCAAGTGTGGCAAGCGCATGAATGAGTGTCCGATCTGCCGGCAGTATGTGATCCGAGCTGTACACGTCTTCCGATCCTGA
- the RFFL gene encoding E3 ubiquitin-protein ligase rififylin isoform X6 yields the protein MKMWAFSILKLQTCLDCKKNFCMTCSNQVGNGPRLCLLCQRFRATAFQREELMKMKVKDLRDYLSLHDISTEMCREKEELVLLVLGQQPVVSQEGRTRAPALSPGFLEQQAFLTQPHASTVPPTSPSLPSVPAQATSVTPAQAQETQQANGHVSQDQEEPVYLESTARAPAEDETQSVDSEDSFVPGRRASLSDLTDLGDIEGLTVRQLKEILARNFVNYKGCCEKWELMERVTRLYKDQKGLQHLVCGAEDQNGGAVPPGLEENLCRICMDSPIDCVLLECGHMVTCTKCGKRMNECPICRQYVIRAVHVFRS from the exons ATGAAAATGTGGGCGTTTTCCATTCTAAAGTTG CAGACCTGCCTGGACTGCAAGAAAAATTTCTGCATGACCTGTTCGAACCAAGTGGGGAACGGGCCCCGCCTCTGCCTCCTCTGCCAGCGATTCCGAGCCACAGCCTTTCAGCGGGAGGAGCTCATGAAGATGAAGGTGAAGGACCTGAGGGACTATCTCAGCCTTCATGACATCTCTACTGAAATGTGCCGGGAGAAAGAGGAGCTCGTGTTGTTGGTGCTTGGCCAGCAACCCGTAGTCTCTCAGGAGGGCAGGACTCGTGCCCCCGCCTTGTCCCCGGGCTTCCTGGAGCAGCAGGCCTTCCTGACCCAGCCTCACGCCAGCACTGTACCTCCTACCTCGCCGAGCCTCCCCTCTGTGCCTGCACAGGCCACCTCTGTTACCCCAGCCCAGGCTCAGGAAACCCAGCAG GCCAATGGCCATGTGTCTCAGGACCAAGAGGAACCCGTCTACCTGGAGAGCACAGCCAGAGCACCTGCTGaggatgagacccag TCTGTCGACTCGGAGGACAGCTTTGTCCCAGGCCGGAGGGCTTCCCTGTCTGACCTCACCGACCTGGGGGACATTGAAGGTCTGACCGTGCGGCAGCTGAAGGAGATCCTGGCCCGCAACTTCGTCAATTACAAGGGCTGCTGCGAGAAGTGGGAGCTGATGGAGCGGGTGACGCGGCTGTACAAGGACCAGAAGGGGCTCCAGCACCTGG tgTGTGGTGCTGAAGACCAAAATG GGGGAGCAGTGCCGCCCGGCTTGGAGGAGAACCTGTGTAGGATCTGCATGGACTCGCCCATTGACTGTGTTCTGCTAGAGTGTGGCCACATGGTAACCTGTACCAAGTGTGGCAAGCGCATGAATGAGTGTCCGATCTGCCGGCAGTATGTGATCCGAGCTGTACACGTCTTCCGATCCTGA